ATTAAGTCACCTGTAAATAATACTATATCTGGTTTTTCTTCGTTAATTTTATTCACTGCATTTTGAAGTTGCTTCAAATTATAGTTATATCCAATATGTAAATCACTAAATTGAACAATTTTTAGACCTTCAAAATTCTTGGGAATGAGTTGATGGGATATATTTTGATGGACTATAGAAAGTTGTTTTGGCTCAATATACCTTGCATAATAATAACCTAATGAGGTTGCTAACAAACTACCAACAGTGATAGAAAATGAGCGTTTTAAAAATGTTCTTCTCGTTTGCTTCTGTGTCATTTTATTTTTCAACCTACCTATAAATACAAATAAAATCTATATAAATCTTATGTTTATTATACTTGTTAGCAGAGAGAATAAAAAGATAGAATAGTAACATACATTATTTTCTATAAACTTAATTAAAAGATTAGAAAATTTAGAAAAGACATGGTATGATTAAAATGAATGGACATTCATTCATTTTAAAAGGGGGTTCACATGATGAAAGATAAGGTAGTTATAGTAACTGGTGGTTCTAGTGGAATGGGTAAATACATGGCAATGAAATTTGCTCAAGAAGGTGCGAATGTTGTCATTACAGGGCGTAACGTGGAAAAACTTAATGAAGTTAAAAAGGAAATAGAAACCTTTGACGGACAAGTGTTGACAGTACAAATGGATGTTAGGAATATTGAAGATGTTACACGAATGGTAAAAGAAACTGATGAAAAATTCGGTAGAATTGATTCACTAGTAAATAATGCGGCAGGTAATTTTCTAGTTCCAGCAGAAAATTTATCTGTAAATGGCTGGAATGCAGTCATTGATATTGTGTTAAACGGTACATTCTATTGTAGTTCAGAGGTTGGAAAGTATTTTATAGATAAAGGTATAAAAGGAAGTATCCTAAATATGGTAGCTACATATGCATGGGATGCAGGTCCTGGAGTTATTCATTCGGCATGTGCAAAAGCTGGTGTTTTGACAATGACAAGAACTTTAGCAGTTGAATGGGGAAGAAAATACGGGATTAGAGTGAATGCTATTGCACCTGGTCCAATAGAAAGAACAGGTGGAGCTGAGAAATTGTTTATTTCTGAAGAAGCAGCAAAGCGTACACTCCAAAGTGTTCCATTAGGTCGATTAGGAACGCCTGAAGAGATAGCTAGCTTGGCATACTATTTATTATCAGAAGATGCTGCATACATTAATGGTGAGTGTGTGACAATGGATGGTGGCCAGTATTTAAATCAAATCCCATTTTAAGAAAAAATAACAAAATAGAAGTGAATATAAGGGATATACCAAATAATTTCTTTGGTATATCCCTAATTTTATTTAGTAAATATCACCATAAAAAATACGTCTGAATATAGATAACTTATTTGTGAGAAAGTAAAAAAAGGATGTGTGAAGGTGGTGATTCAGTGAATAATTTAACATTTATACTGATGATTATTTCGATTCTTATATTAACGATCGGTCTAATCTATACCTACAGGTTAGGAAGGGCACTAAAGTTGCAACAAGATGAGTATGATCCGGAATTAAATGAAAAGGTCCAAGATCATCCAGTTATGAGAAACCCTATTTTTATAACGTATTTAATAGCACTTGGATTGGTTGTTGCTTATATGATTTATTTAGCTGTTAACTCAAATTGGTAGCCAATCCAATTTGAGTTATTTAGTTGTTAACTCAATTTGGTAGCCAATCCAATTTGAGTTATTTAGTTGTTAACTCAAATTGTCACTCAAGCCAATTTAAGTTATTTAGTTGTTAACTTAAATTGGTCAGCCAAGTCTTCTCTTAACCCCTATTCTCAATAAGATTTTCAAGAATAGGGTGTTTTTGTGTGCACCACTATAGTTTATGTAGAAAAAAACAAATTTACTGTAGAAAAAAATGTCAAAATATTATGGATATTTACGAACGATTTATACTAAATCAAGTCATATTTGTTGATACAATGATATTAACTTAAAAATCTAGTTAAGAGAGGAGAATTTTTTGGTCAATTACTTCACCCAACTGTTGCTGTCTATCGCTTTGTTATACTGTTCTGTTGAAGATGCGCAATTATATACACTCCCCTCCAAGGAAAACATAATAAATCATCTCGAAGATGCCTTTAACACACAAGTCTCCTTAAGTGAAGATTATCGTACACAGGAAGAAATCACTGAGTTACTCTCACTGTATTTTAATGATGAATTTATGAATCAGTTTATAAGTGAGAATGTTGTTCAAGAAGAAGATGGTTACATAACTCTCGGAACCGATTTTGCACGTTATTACATTCCATTTTTTTCATATACAGATCAAACAGTAGTCACATACGACATACAATTGCAGCAAATATATGTTTATGAATATTTTTTGGAAGAAAACAACATCTTATTTACTAGTCCTGACCATTATGAAATTGTCACACTTAGCAAGGTTGAAGGTGAATGGAAAGTTGCGGAGATTGAAAGTAGCGAGAGTAAACCGAGACGAATTAGCGAAATTGAAAGAACAAACAAGGTGGAGTAGACTCTCCACCTTGTTTGTTTTGTATAACCCACATTAAAACAGACTCTCGACTATTCTTCTATATTAAGTATATTTGCTAATTTTGTGAGATCAAAACCTTTAACAATTTCATCACCAATAATAATTGTTGGTGTAGAATAGGCTTTATATTCATTAATTAAACGGTCTCTTTCACGTTTGTTTTTTGTAATGTCAATCTCTTGATATGTTATCTTGTGGTGTGCCAAAAAATTTTTAACAACCTCACAAGGTGGGCAGTCTGGTTGGCTATATACGGTGATGCTTCTCATAACAAATCGTAGGCCTCCTGATATATTGTATTAAGCTGTAAATCAGTTTAAGATATAGGGATCTTGGTTTCTTGTACTTTAGTAATGATGCTAAAACTGTTCTAATGGTTTCGACAGAGTTTAACAGATTGCTAAAGTATGTAAGCAGCTTTGTAGACCTCTATTGTAACATATGCAAAAAAATACAACATGTAGCTCATCCTTCGTGGGCTATTTCTTCAACCAAATCATTCTTAACTAAATAATCTACAATTCCCATTGCACAGACTGACATATCCATAGGTATAATATTGTAAATCGGATGGTTTTCTGGAACTCCTTGCTCGTGAAGATAAGCAGAAATCATTGTTAATAATTCTTCAGTTACTGCTCGAACTTTATGTTCATTATTTTTATTAATACCTCTAGTTCCTGCATCAATAAATTTCGGTAACCAATAATGAAGTTGACTGAATACTTCCTCCACATTTGTAGTCATGCCATAATGTCCAAAATAAATGGATTTTAAATCTAGTTGCTCAATCATTTTTGCAGAATGTAACATTTTTTCTGGGTCAAATTGATTTGGAGATGTTGAAGGTAAGAACAGCAAGATATTTAGCTCACTTAATTGTTTGTAATAAATGCCTAGAGTATCACCTGTAAATATTCCTTTACTTATTGGATCATAAATACTGAAATGATGATTTGCATGGCCTGGTGTATCGTAAAAGGTTAACATTCGTTCCTTACCAACTTGAAGTTGTTCTTTATCCTTCATAATTACAATTTTGTTTTCTTCGATTGGAACAATTGGGTCAAATAGTGTATGGAAATTCATTCCGTAGACTGCTTTAGCACCTGCTATTAATTTGGAAGGATCTACTAAATGTCTTGCTCCTTTAGGGTGTACGATAACTTTAGCATTTGGACAATGAGATAATAATAATCCAGCCCCTCCTGCATGATCAAGATGTATATGGGTCACAATTATATAAACAATCTCTTCAGGTTCGACTCCTAAATCAGCCAAACCCTTCAATATGTATGGAATAGATGGACTAGCACAAGTTTCTATTATCGTGGGCTTATCGGTTTTAATTACAAAAGTCCCAGTCCTTTCCTGCATTCCTAAATCAAAATCGTCAATTAAAAAAATATCATCAAAAATTTGAACAGGCATACTCAATTGTATCTCTCCCCTTTGCAAAAAGAGTATTTAATACCTTTTATTGTATGTGCTTTATTTATATAAGTAAAGTAATGAACAGAAAATTCAGAAAGATAAATCATGAAAAATAGTGATGAAAATTTCATTGATAGTAAAACATATATAATAACCCATGTAGTAAAGGAGAGCGATATGATGTCACAATTACAAGCAATCATAAATCGTCTCAATAGTTTGCGTGAAAATACGTTGCAGGGAGATTTATCCCAGCGATTTTTTGAAGTGGAAGGAGAAAAAAAATGCAGTGTTAAATTCTTTCAAAATAATAATGCTTTTGAGTTGGAAGTTTTTGAAAAAGGAGAGCAGTCTAAGCGATACCAATTTGATAATATTGATATGATTGCGATTGAGATATTTGATTTAATTCAGTAATTGTAAAAAAAAACATCGTTATTTTATTCAGGGAGGTGGTTGATTGTTTCCAGATATTTTTGTCGTTTGTCCACAGTGTAAATCAACATCAACGATAACTTCTGTGTTAACAGCCCAATCAAATCAAAATGTTATTTATACATGCCCTAAATGTAATTTTGTTGCACGGAATATCGAAACGAGTAAAGGATGAGCCTTCTATTAAAGAGGGTTCTTTTTTTTTGTCGCATTCAAAGTTGCTTTTCGTAATAAAAGCTATACACGAATAAAGCTAACGTTCGTGGCATCCTTTCTTCTCTATCGGAAATAGAATCATTTCGTACACACCATTTATTCAAATATACGTAAAAAAATAACAAGCTGTATGAAAAGAGCCTTATTAAATGAACCATTCTTTTTATAAGCAATTATTTATTGAACTATTTCATGCAAGACTACGTATAGTATAGTAAATAAAGTCAGGGGTGGGATAACAAATGGATGATAAGCTCATGTTTTACAATATATCGGAAAGGAATATGTCATTTGAAACAGTTATCTGTAGAATCACTGAATTCATGAAAAGTGACCCTCATTCCCTTTATGTTCTGTCGATAGGTACAGATTCACATATTCATAAAGAAATTACTCGTTTTATTACTGCTATTCACTTACATAGGGTCGGTAAAGGTGCATGGGGTTGTTTGAAAAATTATAATTTATCTCGCCCGGTTCGAAGTTTGCGGGAAAAAATATCTTTAGAAACTAGTTTAAGCCAAGAAATTGCTTATGATTTTACGACAAAGTACGTAACAGAGTTATCGGAGGTAATTTTACCTTATATTGATAAAGGGGCTGATTTTCGATTAGAAGTTCACTTAGATATCGGTAAAAAAGGAATGACAAAGGAATTAATACATGAAATGACAGGGAGAATTACTGCAATGGGAATAGAAGCAAAAATTAAGCCAGATTCCTACGCTGCTTTTTGTTATGCAAACCGTTATACAAAGTAGTTAACCAACAGCCCTTACATAAAGTATTATTGTTAATAGTGTGATACAATAAAAAGGAAAATGAATAGTTAAAGGGGAAGATCAGCAATGATAAGCTTACACAGTAGTGAATTCTTAGAAACAAACATTAAGGATTTACTTATTCCAGCTGATAAAGTGGCCCATGTACAAATAGGGAATAGTTTAGAGCATGCCTTGTTAGTATTAACAAAGTCTGGATATACAGCAGTACCTGTATTGGACCCAATGTATCGTTTACATGGCTTAATAAGTTCTACGATGATATTTGATGCTATTTTAGGCTTAGAAAGAATTGAATTTGAGCAACTTGAAAATATGAAAGTTGAAGACGTCATGAATAGTGATATTCCAAGATTATATGTAAGAGATTCATTAACTAAAGGTTTAAATTTGGTCGTTAATCATCCGTTTGTGTGCGTACAAAATGATGATGAGACGTTGGAAGGAATATTTACCCGAAGAGCTATTTTAAAACAATTAAATCGCCACGTTCACAAATTAAATAAATAGCATTGCTCGCTTATATTTCATCTATGGAAGCGATAAGAAAAACTGAGTTAGAGGTATGAACATGCAATTTTCAGAGTTTCAATTATTAGTTGTGTTAGCTCAAGAATTAAATATGCGTAAAGCTTCAGAAAAGTTATTTGTATCTCAACCTGCGCTGTCACAAAGGCTTCATTCTATAGAAAAAGCATGGGATACTCAAATCTTTCTTCGTTCCCAAAAAGGATTAACATTAACACCGTCTGGTGAAAAAATTGTAAACTATGCAATGGAAGTAGTTAAGAATGAAGAAAAGGTTCGAGAAGAGATCAACAAGTTAGACCAAGAAATACACGGAACTTTAAAAATAGCAGTTGCAACTATTATCGGACAGCACTGGTTACCGAATGTGTTAAAGCAGTTTGTCAATACTTATCCACATGCAAAAATATCGTTAATAACAGGGTGGAGTAGTGATATATTAAAAAGCTTGTATGAGGATTCAGTGCATATTGGTATTATCCGTGGTAATCCCGAGTGGAAGGGTGTAAAAAAACATCTACTGTCGGATACTCTATATTTAGTTGATACTGAAATTAATAAAATAGAACAGGTTTTAGAAACCGAAAGGCCTTTTATTCAATTTAAAAGTGACTCTACTTATTATCAAGAAATACAAAATTGGTGGCATCGTCAATTTCAGACAACACCTAAAAGGACAATCGTAGTAGATCAAATTGAAACGTGTAAACAAATGGTTTTACATGGAATTGGCTATGCCATCCTGCCATCTGTTACTCTAGATGGGGATTCTAACATGTACCGAATCCCATTATTAGATGAAAATGACCGCCCAATTACTAGAGATACATGGTTACTTGGTTATGAATCTGCATTTCAGCTAAAACAAGTTCAAGCATTTATTGATATAATAAAGCAATCAAAACAGTAACTTTGTAGAGTTCTAAAACAGTTGTCACATACTCTTTTGTCTGTTAAAGTATAACAGAATAACTAATTAAACAAGTAAAGTTGTGGAGGTATAAGCCATGAAAATGATGGATGCTAACGAGATCATATCTTTTATTTCAAATAGTAAAAAATCAACCCCTGTAAAAGTATACATAAAAGGTGAGTTGGAAGGCCTAGAGTTTGGTGCTAATTCTCAAACATTTATAACTGGAGATACAGGAGTAGTTTTTGGAGAATGGGAAGAAATTCAATCTGCTTTAGAGAGCAATAAAGAAAAAATCTCTGATTACGTAATTGAAAATGACCGTAGAAACTCTGCCATTCCAATGCTAAACCTTAAAAATATAAAAGCACGAGTTGAACCAGGTGCGATTATTCGAGATCAAGTTGAAATAGGAGACAATGCTGTAATAATGATGGGAGCTTCTATTAATATTGGTGCGGTTGTTGGTGAGGGAACGATGATCGATATGAATGCAGTTCTAGGAGGACGAGCAACAGTAGGGAAAAACTGTCATATAGGAGCCGGCGCAGTATTAGCTGGTGTGATTGAACCACCTTCAGCGAAACCTGTTGTAATTGAAGATGGTGTTGTAATCGGCGCAAATGCAGTTGTCCTTGAAGGAGTTACTGTTGGACAAGGTGCAGTAGTAGCTGCTGGAGCTATTGTAATTGATGATGTGCTTCCAAATACGGTAGTAGCTGGTACCCCAGCTCGTGTAATAAAAGAGATTGACGACAAAACAAAATCAAAAACAGAAATTATGCAAGAGTTAAGAAAACTTTAAGTGTGAAAGGACAAAGGCTCTTTTCGTAAACTTTGTTGCCGTTTTCTAACATTGGTCAGCATGAAGAGTTTTGCATGAACTCAAAAATGTTAAAAGTAGAAAAGATGCCGATGAATACATACTTCATTTAAGTACAAAAAAGAGTAATGCTAAGCGTGGACAAATAAGTCCACGCTTATGTTTTAAGGAGGTATAAACTTGAGTGAAATGAACCGTTTTATAAAAATTCGAAGAGACTTACATCAAATTCCGGAATTGGGTTATGAAGAAAATAAAACCCAACAATACTTAATTAACTACTTATCGACTCTTAATGCTGAACGCTTTGTTATGAAGAAATGGAAAACTGGCTTATTCGTTAAAGTTGCTGGTACTAATCCACAACAAACGATAGGTTATCGAGCTGACATTGATGGACTTCCTATTACTGAAGAAACTGGGTATGAATTTTCAAGTAAACATCAAGGCAATATGCATGCGTGTGGACATGATTTTCACATGAGTATTGCGTTAGGCGTGCTAACTCACATTGTAAATCATCCTATTCGTGATGACGTTCTTTTTTTATTTCAGCCTGCTGAAGAAGGCCCTGGAGGAGCGTTACAAATGCTTAATAGTGAGATAATGAAAGCGTGGAAGCCAGATGAAATATTTGCGCTACATATAGCGCCAGAATATCCTGTTGGAACGATTGCGACAAAAGAAGGGTTGCTTTTTGCTAATACATCAGAGTTATTTATTAATTTGAAGGGGAAAGGTGGTCATGCTGCTTATCCGCACCATACAAATGACATGGTTGTAGCAGCTTGTTCACTTGTTTCTCAATTACAATCTATTGTTTCGAGAAATGTCAATCCACTTGATAGTGCCGTTGTTACAATTGGCAAAATTACCGGTGGAACAGTACAAAATATTATTGCAGAAAATGCAAGGTTAGAAGGAACGATTAGAACTTTGTCAGAAAAAGCAATGAACAATGTAAAGAATAGAATAACATCAATCGTGAATGGGATCGAAATAGGGTATCAATGTGAAGTTGAAATCGACTTTGGATCAAACTATTACGAAGTGAATAATCATAGTGTTAAAACTCGTGAGTTTATGCAATTTGTCAACGACCAAACAGACGTCAAGATGATTGAATGCACCGAGGCTATGACAGGTGAAGATTTTGGTTATTTAATCAAGGATATTCCTGGCTTCATGTTTTGGTTAGGAGTCGACTCTCCCTACGGCCTACATCACGCAAAGCTCATGCCAAACGAACAAGCCATACCAGTAGCCATAAACTTAATCACACAATATATTAACTACAAGCAGGGTCTGACCCCCACTAATTTATCGAGTTAAGCGGTAGGGGGTTAGGCTCTTTTATAATGAATATTTTATTGGATGTTAGCCACATTAAATGTGAGGAGGTGGTTTATGATGGCAAAAGTAGGAGTTGAGCAATCGTTAACCCAAGTACAGCAGGCACTTGAAGAGAAGGGACATCAAGTAGTTCAGTTACAACAGGAAAGTGATGCTCAAGGATGTGATTGTTGTGTTGTAACTGGACAAGACTCCAACTTTATGGGAATGAGTAATGTAGCAACAGCTGGCCCGGTTATCGAAGCGAGTGGTTTATCTGCAAATGAAGTGTGTCAGAAGGTGGAAGATAAATTAGGATAAGGTGATTAAAGAAATTAAAGACGACTAGGAAATCAAACTCTTCCTAGTTTTCTTTGTATGGAATAAACAACATTTATGTTAGAAAAAACAACTCAATTGTCATGATAGTACTATTAATAGGGCGTAATATTTTTCATCCGTTAGTTTGTTTGATAAACTATTATGTGTAGAATACAATTGATGCATCAAAAAGATAATTACTATCTATTTAAATTAATTATAATTTAATATTGACTAAAAACACATTGTATATTATAATTTTTTTTGTTAAGATATTCATTAGTGAGAATTCAAGATAATAATTCTCAATTACAATAATATTGGAGGTAATACATATGGCAGAACGTCTTGTAGGTAAACAAGCACCACGTTTTGAAATGGACGCGGTTTTAACAAATGGAGAATTTGGAAAAGTAAGTTTAGAGGAAAACATGAAAAATGATAAATGGACTGTGCTTTTCTTCTATCCAATGGATTTTACTTTTGTATGTCCAACTGAAATTACAGCTATTTCAGATCGTTATGAGGAACTTGAAGATCTAGATGCTGAAGTAATTGGTGTTTCAACTGATTCAATTCATTCTCATAAGGCTTGGATTAACACACCAAGAGACAGCAACGGCTTAGGTCAATTAAACTATCCATTAGCTGCAGATTTAAACCATGCTGTATCAAGAGATTATGGTGTTTTAATTGAAGAAGAAGGAATTGCTCTTCGTGGATTATTTATTATTAGCCCTGAAGGGGAATTAATGTACCAAGTAGTACACCATAATAATATTGGACGCGAGGTTGAAGAGGTACTACGTGTACTACAAGCTCTTCAAACTGGAGGTCTTTGTCCAGCTAACTGGAAGCCAGGTCAAAAGACACTATAATTCACTAAGTATTAACAACACTTTAAATGCAAATAGACATGTGCTTACAACTGCAACATATAGAAGGAAGGGTCTAACGAATATGTTAGACCCTTCCTTAGCATCATCGGTGTAATTATATTAATAAAGGCTGTTCAAAAAGTTTGGATAAAGGATGTAGTATTTCACGGTAAGTGGCATTTTCATCTTGCACTTATGGTAATGATAATACTAATTTGTAGTATGTGCGACTTAAAGCAACTCGGAGAGATAAAAACACGATAATACCAGCATTACGCCTTTTTATCTTCCTTTTTGAACATGCTCTTATAGGAGTGAATTAAATGAAATTAAGAGAACAAATGCCAGAATTAACCGGAGCAACAGCTTGGCTAAATGGTGAAGTAACAAAAGATCAACTTGTAGGTGACAAGCCAACGTTAATTCATTATTGGTCAGTTAGTTGTGGGTTATGTAAAGAAGCGATGCCTCAAATAAATGAATTTCGTGACGAATACAAAGATAAATTGAATGTCGTAGCAGTCCATATGCCACGATCAGAAAAGGATTTAGATATTGAGAAAGTAAAGGAAGTTGCTCTAGAACATGATATATCGCAGCCCCTTTTTGTAGATAACGACCATAAGTTAACGGACGCATTTGAAAATCAATATGTTCCAGCATATTATGTGTTTGATAAAGAAGGAAAACTGAGACATTTTCAAGCAGGTGGAAGTGGTATGAAAATGTTGACAAAGCGTGTGAATCGTGTTTTAGAAGAGTCGGAAAAAGCTGAATAATAATAACAAATGTAAGCCCAAAGTTAATTATATATTTTGGGCTTTTTGTTGTGAATAGCTTCCAGTTTTATTAATTGTTTTTATTGTCATTAATGGGAATAGAATTTTAAAAATAGAAAATAGTAGAAAAATATGATGAAACACGGTATATTTATTTATACGTCTAAAAAACACACCAATAGTTAGTTAGGAGGTCATAAGATGGAAACTTTTCGTAAACTTAAAAGCTTTTACTGGCCATACAAACATCTGTTCTTATGGTCGTTATTTTTTTCATTGTTTGTAACGGGAATTATTGTAGTGTATCCAATCATCTTACAATATACAATTGATGAAGTTTTTATTGGTGGTAAACACTCAGCTGTTCCGTATTTGGCTTTAGGCTTTGTTGGAATTATGATTATAAAAGGTATTGCAACTTTTTTTCAACAGTACTTAGGTGATATGTTTGGCATAAAATCTGTGTATCATCTTCGAAATACCCTGTATGAAAAACTACAATATTTGCCTTTTCGTTATTACGACAACGCCAAAACAGGAGATTTAATGTCAAGATTAACTGCAGATGTTGAAGGTTTTAGGTTTTTCTTATCATTCGGTATTTCAGAATTTATTCGTCTCATACTTTTAATTACAGTAAGCTTATCTGTTATGTTTTATTATTCTATGGAACTAGCAATGATAACGATTGCTGCTTTACCATTTTTAGCAATTGTTGTTTATAAGTTTGATAAGCAAGTTCATCCAGCCTTTAGAGGAATCCGTAAATCATTTGGGCGCTTAAACACTAAAGTGCAAGAAAATATTAGTGGAATTAATACAGTAAAATCCTTGTCTAGAGAAGGATTTGAAATATCAAAATTTAATACAACGAATGATGATTATAAGGATAAATATTTGCATACAGCAAATGTATGGGCTAAATTTTTTCCGTTAATGGAGTTCATAGGTAATCTATGTGTAGTAGCGTTATTAGCATATGGTGGGAACATGGTTATTAATGGAGAGCTAAACCCTGGAGAATTAGTAGCTTTTTTCAGCCTTGTTTGGTACATTATTTGGCCGATAGCAAACTTAGGGTTTGTAATTAATTTGTTTTCACAGTCAAAAGCCTCTGGTGAAAGACTATTGGAAGTTCTTGAGGCAGAAGAAGAAATTAAAAATGTTGAAACACCTATTAAAAAAGAAAAGCTTGAAGGAAATATAGAGTTTGAGCAAGTTACATTAGAGTATAGTGATGAAGATACAGCTGCAATAAAGAATATTTCTTTTCATGCAGAAAAAGGGAGAGTTATTGGTCTTATTGGGTCAACTGGTTCAGGAAAGACGAGTGTTACCCAATTGTTAACAAGATTCTACGATCCTGCAGCTGGTATAGTTAAAATCGATGGTAGAGATGTAAAAGATTACGCTCTCCATACTTTAAGAAAAAACATTGGTGTTGTTTTACAAGAATCATTTTTATTCTCATCTACAATAAAAGCGAATATTGCCTATGGAAAGCCTGAGGCGACCATGGATGAAATCATTGATGCTGCGAAGCGTGCTAATGCACATGAGTTTATAATGGAACTGCCCGATGGATATGATACGTTGTTAGGTGAAAGAGGTATGGGCTTGTCTGGTGGTCAAAAGCAGCGTATTGCCATTGCTCGAGCAATTTGTATTAATCCTAGCATTCTTATTTTAGATGATGCGACAAGTGCTGTTGATATGGAAACTGAATTTAAAATTCAACATGCGCTACAGGAAGTTATGAAAGACAGAACTACCATTATTATCGCTCATCGTATTTCTTCATTAAAACATGCAGATGAAATATTAGTATTAGAAGAAGGTAGAATTGTAGAGCGAGGGCTTCATAATGAGCTATTGAAGAACAATGGAACGTATAAAAGGATATACGATATTCAATATAAAGATCAAAAACGTATTCTTGCTACTCAGATCGGATAAGGTGGTGTGAACATGAAAAAAGAAAAACTGAATGAGTTAATAAAAGAGAGATTTCACTATTCCACAGATCAAGCTATCGATAAACCGTTTAATTGGAAACAAATGGTTCGATTGCTTAGTTATATGAAACCATATGTTAAATCATACTTACCGCTAGCTATCCTAACAGTTATTATAACTACGGCTGTACGTCTCATTATTCCGATCTTAATAGGAATCTACACACTTGACCAAGCAGTGAAATATAAGGATACAGACCTCTTGATTAAACTG
This Cytobacillus sp. IB215665 DNA region includes the following protein-coding sequences:
- the dapD gene encoding 2,3,4,5-tetrahydropyridine-2,6-dicarboxylate N-acetyltransferase codes for the protein MKMMDANEIISFISNSKKSTPVKVYIKGELEGLEFGANSQTFITGDTGVVFGEWEEIQSALESNKEKISDYVIENDRRNSAIPMLNLKNIKARVEPGAIIRDQVEIGDNAVIMMGASINIGAVVGEGTMIDMNAVLGGRATVGKNCHIGAGAVLAGVIEPPSAKPVVIEDGVVIGANAVVLEGVTVGQGAVVAAGAIVIDDVLPNTVVAGTPARVIKEIDDKTKSKTEIMQELRKL
- a CDS encoding DUF3993 domain-containing protein, with protein sequence MVNYFTQLLLSIALLYCSVEDAQLYTLPSKENIINHLEDAFNTQVSLSEDYRTQEEITELLSLYFNDEFMNQFISENVVQEEDGYITLGTDFARYYIPFFSYTDQTVVTYDIQLQQIYVYEYFLEENNILFTSPDHYEIVTLSKVEGEWKVAEIESSESKPRRISEIERTNKVE
- the fadH gene encoding 2,4-dienoyl-CoA reductase; the encoded protein is MKDKVVIVTGGSSGMGKYMAMKFAQEGANVVITGRNVEKLNEVKKEIETFDGQVLTVQMDVRNIEDVTRMVKETDEKFGRIDSLVNNAAGNFLVPAENLSVNGWNAVIDIVLNGTFYCSSEVGKYFIDKGIKGSILNMVATYAWDAGPGVIHSACAKAGVLTMTRTLAVEWGRKYGIRVNAIAPGPIERTGGAEKLFISEEAAKRTLQSVPLGRLGTPEEIASLAYYLLSEDAAYINGECVTMDGGQYLNQIPF
- a CDS encoding ribonuclease H-like YkuK family protein, yielding MDDKLMFYNISERNMSFETVICRITEFMKSDPHSLYVLSIGTDSHIHKEITRFITAIHLHRVGKGAWGCLKNYNLSRPVRSLREKISLETSLSQEIAYDFTTKYVTELSEVILPYIDKGADFRLEVHLDIGKKGMTKELIHEMTGRITAMGIEAKIKPDSYAAFCYANRYTK
- the cbpB gene encoding cyclic-di-AMP-binding protein CbpB, whose amino-acid sequence is MISLHSSEFLETNIKDLLIPADKVAHVQIGNSLEHALLVLTKSGYTAVPVLDPMYRLHGLISSTMIFDAILGLERIEFEQLENMKVEDVMNSDIPRLYVRDSLTKGLNLVVNHPFVCVQNDDETLEGIFTRRAILKQLNRHVHKLNK
- a CDS encoding glutaredoxin domain-containing protein — encoded protein: MRSITVYSQPDCPPCEVVKNFLAHHKITYQEIDITKNKRERDRLINEYKAYSTPTIIIGDEIVKGFDLTKLANILNIEE
- a CDS encoding YkuJ family protein, which produces MSQLQAIINRLNSLRENTLQGDLSQRFFEVEGEKKCSVKFFQNNNAFELEVFEKGEQSKRYQFDNIDMIAIEIFDLIQ
- a CDS encoding N-acetyldiaminopimelate deacetylase; this encodes MNRFIKIRRDLHQIPELGYEENKTQQYLINYLSTLNAERFVMKKWKTGLFVKVAGTNPQQTIGYRADIDGLPITEETGYEFSSKHQGNMHACGHDFHMSIALGVLTHIVNHPIRDDVLFLFQPAEEGPGGALQMLNSEIMKAWKPDEIFALHIAPEYPVGTIATKEGLLFANTSELFINLKGKGGHAAYPHHTNDMVVAACSLVSQLQSIVSRNVNPLDSAVVTIGKITGGTVQNIIAENARLEGTIRTLSEKAMNNVKNRITSIVNGIEIGYQCEVEIDFGSNYYEVNNHSVKTREFMQFVNDQTDVKMIECTEAMTGEDFGYLIKDIPGFMFWLGVDSPYGLHHAKLMPNEQAIPVAINLITQYINYKQGLTPTNLSS
- a CDS encoding LysR family transcriptional regulator is translated as MQFSEFQLLVVLAQELNMRKASEKLFVSQPALSQRLHSIEKAWDTQIFLRSQKGLTLTPSGEKIVNYAMEVVKNEEKVREEINKLDQEIHGTLKIAVATIIGQHWLPNVLKQFVNTYPHAKISLITGWSSDILKSLYEDSVHIGIIRGNPEWKGVKKHLLSDTLYLVDTEINKIEQVLETERPFIQFKSDSTYYQEIQNWWHRQFQTTPKRTIVVDQIETCKQMVLHGIGYAILPSVTLDGDSNMYRIPLLDENDRPITRDTWLLGYESAFQLKQVQAFIDIIKQSKQ
- a CDS encoding MBL fold metallo-hydrolase; the encoded protein is MPVQIFDDIFLIDDFDLGMQERTGTFVIKTDKPTIIETCASPSIPYILKGLADLGVEPEEIVYIIVTHIHLDHAGGAGLLLSHCPNAKVIVHPKGARHLVDPSKLIAGAKAVYGMNFHTLFDPIVPIEENKIVIMKDKEQLQVGKERMLTFYDTPGHANHHFSIYDPISKGIFTGDTLGIYYKQLSELNILLFLPSTSPNQFDPEKMLHSAKMIEQLDLKSIYFGHYGMTTNVEEVFSQLHYWLPKFIDAGTRGINKNNEHKVRAVTEELLTMISAYLHEQGVPENHPIYNIIPMDMSVCAMGIVDYLVKNDLVEEIAHEG